The Burkholderia latens genome segment AACATCGCCGTCACGTGAGTCGTGCGGCGTTCGAAGCGCGTATGGACGGCGCCTTGCCACTGTTCGCGCACGAGCAGCGCGACGCAGAGCGACAGCGCCGCGCCGGCGAACAGCGTGACGACAGCGGCCGCGAGCGGCTGGCGTAAGATGGGCTGGAAGCGCGTGGGCCCTCGGGCGTCACGCGACGGGGTTCCACTAGCGTTCATTCGATGGCCATTCTGATGTCGGGACCGCCCGTGGCACTGGGGCAGCGCGGCAAAGCCGGGAAAACTCGCACAGGCCGCATGCGAAGTCTGTTTTGAAGACGAAATTGTGCGCGCTTTACACGTTTTTTGTAATAGGGTCAGCAAAAAATGCGCTTGCCGGGCGGAGCAGGGGGCGTTCCGGCAGCGATTGACGCGCGTCAACGCACGCGCCGGGGCGTGGGGCAGACTGTTCGGCAGGCGAGCCGGCATCGGGTTGGCTCGCGGTGGAGGTTCACCGTCGCGCCGGTGCGCGATCGGTGACCGGTCGGAGGGCGAACAATGTACAAGCGGATTTTCGTCGGGCTGGACGGCAGCCCGAGTGCGCGTCTCGCGCTGAACGAGGCGATTCGGATCGCGGTGGCGTCCGGCGGCGAAGTCACGTGTGCGTATGTCGTCGAACGCAGGCCGCAACTCGTCGATGTGGATGCGGGGTTTGCGGCCGAACACGACGGCGACGTGTCGGCCGTCGACGCGGCGACGCCCGTGCTCGATGACGCGAAAGCGGTGCTCGCGCAGCAACACGTGCCGGGCATCGTGCGCGCGCTCGACGCGTATGGCGAGGACGTCGCGGCGGTGTTGATGCGCACCGCGGCCGAGGCTGACGCCGACCTGATCGTGATGGGGACGAGCGGGCGGCACGGCTTGCGTCGGTTGCTGCTCGGCAGTGTGGCGGAATCGCTGCTGCGCGCGGCCGACCGGCCCGTGTTGCTGGTGCGGCACGATGAGCCGGTTGCGGCGGCACGGGCGCGCTGACGCGCGGTAGTCGGTGCCGCGGGCTGCGCTTGCGGTGCGCGGCCCGTCGGCTGCGCGCAGATGACGCGTGCGGTGGCGCGCAGCGCCTGCGAAAAGGATATGCACGCCGCACATGCGGCGCATGCGCAACGCACGATCGGGCGCGGCGGTTGCATCGCGGCCCACAGTTCTGGCAGCATCGGCCGGGTATCCGCATCATCGTCGCGCGCCGCGTTGCGTGCGATCCACGTCGCCGCGCGCATGGCCGCGGCGATCGATACAGCGGCAAGCGACGGCGGCCGATCGCTTTGTCGATCGGCCTGGCTATCCGCCGCGTGCCCGGGCTTTCCCTTTACCGATATCATCCGCCATGCCGATTTCCGCCGCCGACCTGATTCGCCAGTTCGACCTGCAGCCGCATCCCGAAGGCGGCTATTTCCGGGAAACCTATCGCGCGACCGATTCGGTCGTACGTCCTGCCGACGGTGCGCCGCGCGCGGCGTCGACCGCGATCTACTACCTGTTGTGCGACGGCGCGTATTCGTCGTGGCACCGGATCCGTTCCGACGAAGTCTGGCATTTCTACGCGGGCGATCCGCTCGAGGTGTGGGTGCTCGACGAACACGATGGTCTGACCATTCACCGGCTCGGCAACCCGCTCACGCATCCCGGCACCGTGTTCCAGGCGGTCGTGCCGGCCGGACGCTGGTTCGGCGCACGATGCGCGTCGCCGGAACATGTCGCGCTCGTCGGTTGCACCGTTGCGCCGGGATTCGAGTTTGCCGAATTCGAGCTGGCTGACGCGACGGCGCTGGCCGCCGCCTTCCCCGCGTACGCGGAATACGTCGCAGGCCTCGCGCAGCGCGGCGACGCGTAGGCGCAGCAAGCCGACCGTTCCGCGCGGTCCCTGCCAAACCCGTTTAGAATGCAGCATGGTGCAGGGTCGGCGCGGACGTGCCGCGGCGATCGCTGCCAGCCGTATCGGCGGCGCCCCCGTCGCACGGTCCGCATGTCTTCCAGGAGCGCCGCCGTGTGGCACTTTCCCATCGCGATTCCCTCGTCGCTCGGCCCGTGGGCCGTGTTCGCGAGCGTACTGATCACGCAGCTCGGCGTGCCGGTGCCGGCCGTGCCGATGCTCATTCTCGGCGGTACGATGGCGGCGATGGGGCAGGCATCCTGGGCGAGCATGTTTGCGGCGGCGATCGGCGCGACGATGCTCGCCGATTCGCTGTGGTTCTTCATGGGCCGCACCCGCGGCCGGCGTCTACTGAACGGGCTCGTACGTTTTTCGTTGTCGCTCGACACCACGCTGCGTTTCGCGCGTAATGTTTTCGAAAGATACGGCGCGCCGCTGCTCGTCCTCTCCAAGTTCCTTCCGGGCCTCGGGCTGGTGTCGGCACCGTTGCTCGGCACGACCGCGATCGGCGTCGGCGTGTTCCTGTTCTGGGATCTGGCCGGGGCTTCGTTGTGGGCCGCGTTCTGGCTCATCGGCGGCGCGGCCGTGCACGACCAGATCGTCCAGTTCGTGCTATGGGTGCGCGCGAGCGGCGGCACGATCCTCGACGCATTCCTCGCGATCTTCATTACGTTCCTGCTGTACCGCTGGGTGCGCCGCGTGCAGTTCCGCCGCTACCTCGCGCAGGTGCGCATTTCGCCGCCGCAGCTCGTCGAAATGATGACGTCGAACGAGCCGCCGCTGATCTTCGATGCGCGGCCGCGTGCGATCCGCGAACGCGAACCGTACCGGATCGCCGGCGCGGTGCCGGTCGATCTCGATTCGCCGGACCTGCTCGATCCCGAGCTGCTGAAGCGGCCGATCGTCGTGTATTGCGTGTGCCCGAACGAGGCTACCGCGAAGCGGCTCATCGCGAAGATGCAGCGCAAGAAAATGCTTCACAACATCAAGGCGCTGAAAGGCGGGCTCGATGCGTGGGAGAAACACGGTTATCCGGTCGAGCCCCTGCCGGCCGATCTGGATTCGTCGCGGTATTTCGTACGGCCCGAGCATGCGGCGCTCGGCGGCGAATATACGGTGAGGGCGACGTTGTCGAAGTGATGCCGCGGCGTAGTTACCGATTATCGGCACGCGTACGTTGCTATCGTGCATACGCGGCGGCGTCAAGCCGTCGCGCGGCTGCGGCCGCGGGCCGTTTCGACATGTTGCCGTGAAGTAACGTGTCGCAGATTTCTCGGCGATGTCGGCCTAATATCTCGCAATTCGACCTTGGCGGATAGGCAAAGAGCATCGCGTCTCAAGTTGGCACGTAATCGAGGCCGGCGCACCGGTTCTCGGCGTCTTCAATTTTTACTGCCACTGGAGAAGTGCATCCGCATCGAATGGCGGAGAAGTCGCGACCTCGATTTGAATTGATAAATACAATAAATCAAGTCGCCCCGGAAATAATCCATTTTATCCCGATAGCTCAGCCCCTCGAAGCTGTCCAGCCAGGAAGCGTGTGCTCGGCATGATGTGTGCCCGAAGCCAAGATCTCTTGCGGGCACGATCGTCCAGAGCAGATCAGTTTAAAAATCTTTTGTGAGAAAGTAAATCTCATAAAATCGGATGCTGCGCGTCTGATATGATCGCGAACGACGATCCCGGCGGCAGCCGGATAGCATAAAGGCAACGTCGAACTTGTCGGGTTCGTTCGATATTTTAATGAGCAATGTAAAAAAGTACTCAGATTCTTGCGTCGGATATCGCAACTTCGGACCGATTGTTTGAAAGATTCGTCTGAATGCGGGTTAAAAGAATGATCGATCAGTTCGGGTAAGTGAAATCACCGGTCCGGTCGGTTAAGGTTAAGTCATAAAAAATGCGAGAGACCAGGAAGCTTCCGCTCGTCGTCGATCTGGACGGCACGTTGACGGTATCGGATACCCTGACGGAATCAGTGATACGTGTCGTCAAGCACAAGCCTGCAAACCTGCTGCGCCTGCCTTTCTGGCTCGCGGGCGGCCCCGCGGCGTTTAAGGCCAAGGTCGCAGCGTGCGCCGATTTTCGACCGGAAACACTTCCATATCGGCAGCCGCTTGTCGACTACCACACCCGCGAACATGAGAGCGGCCGAAAAATCGTTCATCAATGGCTAAAGAATCTTTTGCTGTTCGTCCCACTGCTGACCGCCTTCGCATTCCTTGATGCGGACACGGTTGGCACACTCGCACTGGCGTTCTTGTCGATGTCGCTCGGCACGTCGGCGACCTACATCGGCAACGATCTGTGGGACCTGGACAGCGATCGCAGACATCCAGCAAAGCGCAATCGTCCTTTCGCGAGCGGGTGTTGTCGATCAATCAAGGGATCGCATGCGCAGCGCTCCTGCTGACATCGGCGTTTTCATTGGCGCTGGTGGTGTCCGCCGAATTTACCGGCACGCTTGCGCTCTATCTGTTCCTGACGATCGCCGCCCGAAGGCTAGCGCGTCGATGGGGTTTCAGCCGTCAGCGCAGCGCTGACTCCCTGCTTTCCCAGGCAAATCTCCGGTAGATTCCCGCGCGGCGGCCGCTCGCGTGGACGTCCGCAATTGCAGTACGAAGAAGCTGTTTTATCAACAAATCCCGATTAGATCGGGATAATTCGAGGGGCTATATCATGAATCGATCAGTACGTTTGCCCAGCCTGATGGCAACAGCGCTTGTCACGGCGGTGCTTTCGGCATGTGGAGGCGGCGACGACGCCAACACGGCCAGCGTGGACGCGGCCGTTCCTGCGTCGACCGCGACGCCTTCATCGCCGCAGCCTTCCCAACCGTCTACTCAGACGGCATGTCGGCCGAGCGGGAAGTTCACCTATTCGGGCTCGGCATCCCAGATCGCCGCCAACAACGGCCAACTGGCTATCGTGGTCGTGCCCAGCCTGCCTGCCGCCTATGCGAAGAACCGCAACTTCACCGCGCCGAACGCGCCCGCGTCCAGTCAGCTTCAGCAGCCAGGGGGCGCATTTACGGCGCTTGCGTCGTCGGCCGCGGAGACCGACTGCCTGGGGCTCGACCACGGCGCCGTAACGGAGATTCAAAGCGTGGGGACCGATGTCGCGATCGGCCGCTGGAATCAGGCGATGGATACGGACGGCAACACCTATACCAGTCAGCAAGGCGTCCACTACGCGGTCGGCACGCCGTTGTCGTTGCAGGCGACGAGCGGCACGCTGGCATGCACCCAACTGCTCGCCGATACGGTCGCGAACGCGGACGGCGGCGCGGCAGGCACGCTCGGAACGAGTTCCGCTACGGTCGATCTCGCGACGCGCACGCTCAACAACCTGACCCTGTCGATCAACCTGATGGACAGGCCATATACGTTGACGAGCACGCAGGCGCCGTTGAACGGGGCATCGACTACGGGGCAGTTGCTGCTCCAGTCGGTAGTGGTCGGGCACGACGCAACGCGGCCGTTGATCGCAGTCGGCTACACGGCCACGCTGCCGAACAGTGACACCATTGGGGGCGTCGTGGTGCTTTCGTGCACGTGATCGCGTTCGCGGCGCAATCAATCGGTCGCCGCGAGCGCCGGACGTCGGGCGCGGCTTTCTCGCGCTGACTGCCGTGGTAGTACGGTCTCGCTCGACATGCGCGTCGCGCTCGCGATCGGCCAGGTGTGAATCGTGCAGCGCGGCGTCGTGTGCGTGGTAGTCGCTCGTAGTCGCGCGCACCGCCTCGCCCGGTCTGGCCGTAATAAACCATCGAGTCGACGCCCGCCGCGCTGCGCCGGACGCATGGAACATGCGCGTGCCTTGCAGCGCGGCCTACCGGTGTTTGATCCCGATCATGCACGTGTTGGCCCGACGTCATATGCTGTTTGAATCGCTGGTCCGCGCTTCGCGCGGTCATCCGCCGATTCGCGCGCCCGCGCCGGCTGTCTGGCCGGCGCGGCCGCATCCTCGCGAAGTTCCGGTCGTCTCCGCGACGACGCGTCCACAACGAGGCCTTCGCCATGCAATCCACTTCGACCATTCCCGCGCTCGCACGAATCGCGCTTGCCGTCGACCCGACGCCGGAGTCGCTGTCCGCGATCCGCTACACGTGCACGCTATTGCGTCCCGGCATGCGCGTACGCATCGTCTGCGGGATCGACAACCCGCGCCTCGTGTTGCCCGACATTCCGCGCATCGACGCGCTGCTGAGCGCAGCGCGGGACGACATGACGCGCGAAGCGCAGGCGACGCTCACCCGTGCCGCCGGGTTCTTCGCCGACAGCGGCGCGGAGATCGAGCAGGTCGTTATCGATACGTCGATCACCGGCGGTACGGTGGCCAACGCACTCGCGAACGATACGTCGGAATGGCATGCCGACGTGCTGGTGGTCGGCGCCAATCCGCACCACGGCCTGCTGCGGCTCGTCGAAGGCGCGATGTCGGACACGCTGGCCGCACGCGCACGCTGCGCGCTGCTGATCGTGCCTGCCGGCTATGCGCGCCCGACGGAGGGCCCGCTGCAACGCCTGATGTTCGCGGTCGACGGCAGCGAGCCATCGCTGCACGCCGTGCGCGTCGGCCTCGGCTTCGCTGCGCCGACGACACTGCTGTACGCAGCCTACGTCGTCGATCGTGCGGTTCGCTTGACGGATATCGTGCCGGTGCGCGCCCTCGAGGATGCGTATCGCGCGGAGGGCGAGGATGCGCTCGCGCGAGTGGCGCCGCTATTCCATGCGGCCGGGAACCCCACCAAGCGCGGAATCGTCGAAACCCGTCCGACCAGCGACGACGTCGCTCATGCGCTGATGCGCGAAGCGGTGCACTGGCACGCGGAACTGCTGGTGGTCGGCACGCACGGCCGCCGCGGCATCGCAGCCTGGCTGATCGGCAGCGTCGCGCGCCGGCTCGCGCATCTCGCTCAGGTGCCGGTGCTGCTCGTGCGCGGCGCCGATTGAAGTGTTGCGGCGGATCAAGCAAAGCGAACGTTGCTTGACCTGCATCAGAAACGCTGCGCGCATCACGTGACACAGTGGCACAACGCGCTGGTGCGCGCGGAGCACCGCTCGCATCGGAACGCATCGCAATCATTCAGTGCCGCGGCGATTCGGTTGTCTTCTGGCGCCGGGCCGCGCACCGTACGTGAGCCGGTCAATGAACTCTCTGGCACGAGGGTAGGCAGCCGGCGGCTGCCTTGGACAACGGACGGGGTGCATCGCACCCCGTCCGCTTTCCTGGCCCCGTGCAAACCACTTTCCTCGCAGGATATTTTTGTAGCGATGTCGTCGCGTGTAGCGGCGCGTCGCGGCACGTGAGCCGCGATCGTCAACCGGTATGGACGACTCGGCGATACCGTCGCATTCGGCGCGCGTCCAGCGGCGCGGAAATGGCCGGGCGGCACGGCATGCCGCCCGTGCCGCGCCTGCCGGATGTCACGCCGTTACGCGGCGCGAAGCGCGCGAAGCTCGCGTCGGCAGTGGGCGCCGCGAGTTGCGCGAGCGTGCCGGCTTACGCCGCGCAGGCGTCCTCGGCCGAGCGGCGTGCGATTGCGCAGTCGCGGCCAGCCGGGGCGCGTCTTGCGGCGCGGCGTCGGCTTGACGGACGCGGACGCGTCCGCGCCGGCACGCGCGCAGAGTGCGGCGGCGAACCGCTGCAGCGCGAATACCGACCCCGCGACGCTCTGGTATTTCTCGCTGCCGATCTGTCCGTCGAGCGTGACCAGCAAGCCGGCTTCGCACGCGAGCGCGAGCAATGCGTCGAGGTCCGCTGGCGGGCGGACAGCGGCAGGCGTCGCGGAAGCGGACGCCGCGCGTGCGCGCCGCTGTCCGTCCGGGGCGGGGAAGTAGCGATGTGACATGATTGGTCTCCTGCGCCGGACCCCGCGCGCCGGCTCGATGGCCGGCTGAGCGATGACCGGTATGAACGCATCGTTCATGTCGCCAGTATCCGCCGCGAAGATCGCGCTGCCAATCGGCGTGCGCTGAAGCCGCTGTCAGCCGTTGCGTGCCGGCTATCGGAATCGGCTGACACGCCGCAGTGCGGATCCGCGGCCGCTGCATCCGCGGCAGCGCCGGCGCGCGATGCCGCGCATCGCGATCCGACACATTCGAACTGACGAAAGCCGGCCCGCGCACGGCGCTTGACGCGGGATTTCGGCCGGTCTAAGTTCCGTCGTGCATCGACGTCGCGCGACGTTGAATCATCAGCGCGACCGGCGGTGCCGCGCCTCGGGGTGGCGTGGTAAATCCTTCCAGTCGTTCGCGGCCATGTGCGCCGCGAATCCTGCGCGCGTGCCGATCCGGCGACGGATCGGCGCGGCGGCACGCAACGTGCCGTTGACCGTGCGCAAACACGTGCCGGCGCATCGCACGCCGGGCGGCGATCCATACCATACTCTTCCATAACGTCAGTTTCCTTTCGTTCCTCGACCGTCAGGAGCCCGTTGATGTCCCAGGACAATCTGCTTGAATCGCTGAAGGCCGTCGCCGAACAGCGCGCGATCGGCGCCGACCAGTTGCGTACGATGCTCGACGACGAAGTCCGCGCGTTGTCGTCCGATGCCCGCGTGCACGATTACATCCACGTGTTCGCGATCCGGCACCTGCGCGAACGGATGCGCAGGCAGGACGAAAGCGAGCGCGACACGTCGCCCGGAACGCAGCGCGACGACGCCCTGGATGCCGGCACGCGCCCGCGTCCATGATGTGCCGGAGTCGCGGCCGAGGCGCGAAAGCGTGCCGACAGGACGTGTACAGCCACGGCCGCGTTTCCTCATACTTTTCATCGAATCGTCACGACGATCTCAAGTCGGGCGCGCAAATGCCGTTTACCCGGTGAATTCGTCCACCGCGCATTCGCGCTTCCTTACCGAGTCGTCACCATGTTCTCGTCCATCCGCACCCGCATTCTTGCCGCGTGCGTCGCCATCGTCGTATTCGCGCTCGCCGCCACCACGCTGATCAATTACTTCATCGCACGTTCGTACAACGACGACGCGATCGACCGCAACCTGACGTCGGTCGCGAGCGGTCACGTGGTCGGCATCGGCGACTGGGTCGCGACCAAAAGCCGGATGATCGCCTCGCTCCAGGATGCCGCGCTGTCGCCCGATCCGTTGCCGGTGTTCAAGCAGATGGCCGCAGCAGGCGGCTTCACGAACGTGTACGCGGGCTACGCGGACAAGGCGTTCCATTTCTCCGATCCGACCGGGATCCCGCCCGATTACGATCCGACCGGCCGGCCCTGGTACAAGCAGGCCGCACAGGCCGGCAAGCCGGTCGTCACGCCGCCTTACGTCGACGCGGGCACCGGCAACCTCGTCGTCACGTTCGCGGCGCCGATCTTGCGCGACGGCGGGCTGAAAGGCGTCGTCGCCGCCGACGTCGCGATGGACAGCGTGATCGCAAACGTGAAGTCGATCCACCCGACGCCCGCGAGCTTCGGGATGTTGATCGACAGCAATGGCCACGTCGTCGCTCATCCCGACGCGAAGCTCACGCTGAAGCCGGTCGCCGACGTGTCGGCGGATCTCGGCGGGATGAGCGTCGCGTCGCTGGCCGCGGCCACCGCGCCGGTCGAAGTGCACGTGGGCGGCGACGCGAAGCTCGTGCGTGCGCAGGCCGTGCCGGGCACCGACTGGTATGCGCTGGTGCTGCTCGACAAATCCGAAGCGACGGCCGGCATGCGCTCGTTGCTGACGGCTTCGCTGATCACGCTGGTGGTGATCGTCGGCGTTGCGTCGCTGATCGTCGGCGCAATCACCACGACCGCCTTCCGCCGTCTGTCGCAGGTGCGCCAGGCGATGGCGTCGATCGGCTCGGGCACGGGCGACCTGACGCAACGCCTGCCGGCCGAAGGCCGCGACGAGGTCGCCGACATCGCGCGTTCGTTCAATACCTTCGTCGACAAGCTGAACGACGTGATGCGCCAGATCCGGGACGCCAGCGAATCGGTGCGCACGGCCGCGAACGAAATCGCCGCGGGCAACCAGGACCTGTCGTCGCGCACCGAATCGGCCGCGGCGAGCCTGGAGGAAACGGCCGCATCGATGGAAGAGATCACCGCGACGGTCGGCCAGTCGGCCGCCGCCGCGGGGCAGGCCGACGAGCGCGCGGCCGCCGCGTCGCGGATCGCGTCGCACGGCGGCGTGGTCGTGTCGGACGTGGTAGCGACGATGGAGAAGATCGAGGAAGCGTCGGGCCGGATCGGCGACATCATCGGCGTGATCGACGGGATTGCATTCCAGACCAACATCCTCGCGTTGAACGCTGCGGTGGAAGCCGCGCGAGCCGGCGAGCAGGGCCGCGGTTTCGCGGTCGTCGCGCAGGAAGTGCGCAGTCTCGCGCAGCGCAGCGCGCAGGCCGCGCGAGAAGTGAAGGTGCTGGTCGAATCGACGGTCGCGAGTGTGTCGGCCGGATCGGGGCAGGTGCGTCAGGCCGGCGAAACGATGCGCGAGATCGTCGCGAACGTCGCGAACGTGACGACGATCATCTCCGAGATCACGCATGCAGCGAACGAGCAGACGCGCGGCATTCAGGAAGTGAACCGCGCGGTCACGCAGCTCGACGAGATGGTGCAGCAGAACGCGGCGCTCGTCGAACAGTCGACCGCGGCGGCCTCCGCGTTGCAGACGCAGGCGAACGCGCTCGCGACGACGGTCGGGCAATTCAAGGTCGCATGATTTCCATCGGCTGATCGACCGCTACCCGCACCGCCGCGCGTGCGGCGATGCTCAACCGTGACCGTCGTTGTCGCGCATTAGCGCGAGCCGGTTGTACAGCGTCTTCAGGCTGATGCCGAGCGCTTTGGCGGCTCGCGGCTTGTTGCCGCCGAAGTGCTCGAGCGTTGCCGCAATGAAGCGTTGCTGCACGTGGTGCAGCGTTGCGCCGAGCGGCAGCGCCATGGCACCGTCGGACGTGCGGTCGGGCAGCATCGTCGGCGCCGGCAGCACGACGTCGATGCCGTCGTCCGCGAGGATGTAGGCGCGCTCGATCGTGTTGTGCAGCTCGCGCACGTTGCCGGGCCACGAATACGCGCGCAGCGCGGCAATCGCCGCGTCGGTCAGCCGTTTGTGCGAGCGATGCCGCGCATTGAGCGCGTCGACGAACTCGTGGGCGATCGCTTCGACGTCGCCGCTTCGCTCGCGCAGCGGCGGCACGTATAGCGCGAATGCGGCGAGCCGGTAGAACAGATCTTCGCGCAAGCGTCCGTCGCGGACGGCCTCGGCCGGATTATGGCGGGTCGCGGACAGGATGCGCACGTCGAGCGGAATCGACTCGGTGCCCCCGACCCGCAGGATCGTGTTCGACTCGAGCGCGCGCAGCAGCTTCACCTGCAGCGACGCGGGCATTTCGGCGATTTCGTCGAGCAGCAGCGTGCCGCCGCACGCGGCTTCGAAGAAGCCTTCGCGCTGCGCGAACGCACCGGTGAAGCTGCCTTTTTCGTGGCCGAACAACTGCGCTTCGGCAATGTCTGCCGGGATCGCGCCGCAATTCACGGGAACGAACGGACCGTTGCAGCGGGCGCTCAGATCGTGCAGCCGGCGCGCGACGATGTCCTTGCCGACGCCGCTTTCTCCGGCGATCATCACGCTCGCGCGGGTCGGCGCGATTTTCTCGATACGGGTGAGCAGCGTGCGCATCGCCGCTGAGCGGCCGGTCAGCGCGCGCACGTCGCCGCGTTGCTTCGGACGGTTTGCGGTTTCTCCCATAGGCGTTGGCGGCCCGGTTTTGAAAATCGGCACCGCATACTCCCTTCGTTGCAATATTTATCACCGACAGCGGACCGCCGCGGAAGGTGCCGCGATATAGAAATTTCCAATGCCGGCCGCCGAGCGCCTAGAAAACCCCGATTACCGCGCAGCCATGCCGTTTCGGCATTCGCGCGTCCGTGCCGCTGCCTTTTTACATTCATCCTATAAAAACGCGAAACACGCCGGCAATATTTACCCGGTGAAGCGCGGCACGCGCTGTTAACAGGCCGGCGGGCGCGATTTTCTGCTCGTCCGGCGCACACTCGCTGCGGGCACGCCCGTTGCGCGCGCACGCTCGCACGCCCGGCACGCTTCGCGGTATGCCGACCGCAGGGGCGGCAGGCCGTCGAGCAACGGCCGCCGGCGCGATGCAGGGAAAACGATGAGGACCTTTACCCGTGAGCTATATCGGCAGGGCGCATGGGTCGTGCTGGCCGTCGCGGTGGCCTCCGCGCTGCAGGTGTGGGCAATTCGCGTGGTCGGCGTGCATGCGCCATTTGCGCCGCTGCCTCTCTACGCCGCCGTCGCGGCCGCGGCCTGGCTGACGTCTTTCGTCGGCGGGCTGGCCGCGACGGCCGCGAGCATCGCCGTGCTCACCGCGTTGTGGTGGCGGGCCGCGCCGCTGCCGGGCTGGATCGCGCAGGCGGGCGCGTTCGTCGCGATCGGTTTCATCGAGTGCGTGCTGGTGACGGTCGTCAAACCGCTGCTCGCGAACGACCGGCTGCATGGGGCTGACGACGCCGAGCAGGGCGCCGCCGCTCCCGAGCGCCGCGAGCCGGCGCCCGCCGCGCGCTCGCTCGACGACGTGCTGCTGCGGCGCGTGGTCGACGCGTCGCCGGACGCGATCGTCGGCGTCGATGCGGCGCGACGGATCACCAGCTGGAATCCGGCCGCGCGGCGCATCTTCGGCATCGACGCCGCGTCGGTGGCCGGACGCGACGTCACGACGCTGATTGCACCGCGCTGGCTGCGGCTGCATCCGGTTCCGGCCTCGTTCGCACGCGCCCCCGCGACGACCGGCCCGCTCGACATTCTGTGCGTGCGTCACGACGGCACATGCTTTCGCGCGACCTTCGCGGCATCGCCGATCGTCGATGCGCAAGGTAACTGCACCGGCATGTCGATCACGCTGCGCGACGCGCACGAACGCCGCAGCGACGAACGGCGCGACCTGCGTTCGTTGCACGGCGCGCGCGACGC includes the following:
- a CDS encoding methyl-accepting chemotaxis protein: MFSSIRTRILAACVAIVVFALAATTLINYFIARSYNDDAIDRNLTSVASGHVVGIGDWVATKSRMIASLQDAALSPDPLPVFKQMAAAGGFTNVYAGYADKAFHFSDPTGIPPDYDPTGRPWYKQAAQAGKPVVTPPYVDAGTGNLVVTFAAPILRDGGLKGVVAADVAMDSVIANVKSIHPTPASFGMLIDSNGHVVAHPDAKLTLKPVADVSADLGGMSVASLAAATAPVEVHVGGDAKLVRAQAVPGTDWYALVLLDKSEATAGMRSLLTASLITLVVIVGVASLIVGAITTTAFRRLSQVRQAMASIGSGTGDLTQRLPAEGRDEVADIARSFNTFVDKLNDVMRQIRDASESVRTAANEIAAGNQDLSSRTESAAASLEETAASMEEITATVGQSAAAAGQADERAAAASRIASHGGVVVSDVVATMEKIEEASGRIGDIIGVIDGIAFQTNILALNAAVEAARAGEQGRGFAVVAQEVRSLAQRSAQAAREVKVLVESTVASVSAGSGQVRQAGETMREIVANVANVTTIISEITHAANEQTRGIQEVNRAVTQLDEMVQQNAALVEQSTAAASALQTQANALATTVGQFKVA
- a CDS encoding universal stress protein; this translates as MYKRIFVGLDGSPSARLALNEAIRIAVASGGEVTCAYVVERRPQLVDVDAGFAAEHDGDVSAVDAATPVLDDAKAVLAQQHVPGIVRALDAYGEDVAAVLMRTAAEADADLIVMGTSGRHGLRRLLLGSVAESLLRAADRPVLLVRHDEPVAAARAR
- a CDS encoding universal stress protein — encoded protein: MQSTSTIPALARIALAVDPTPESLSAIRYTCTLLRPGMRVRIVCGIDNPRLVLPDIPRIDALLSAARDDMTREAQATLTRAAGFFADSGAEIEQVVIDTSITGGTVANALANDTSEWHADVLVVGANPHHGLLRLVEGAMSDTLAARARCALLIVPAGYARPTEGPLQRLMFAVDGSEPSLHAVRVGLGFAAPTTLLYAAYVVDRAVRLTDIVPVRALEDAYRAEGEDALARVAPLFHAAGNPTKRGIVETRPTSDDVAHALMREAVHWHAELLVVGTHGRRGIAAWLIGSVARRLAHLAQVPVLLVRGAD
- a CDS encoding cupin domain-containing protein, encoding MPISAADLIRQFDLQPHPEGGYFRETYRATDSVVRPADGAPRAASTAIYYLLCDGAYSSWHRIRSDEVWHFYAGDPLEVWVLDEHDGLTIHRLGNPLTHPGTVFQAVVPAGRWFGARCASPEHVALVGCTVAPGFEFAEFELADATALAAAFPAYAEYVAGLAQRGDA
- a CDS encoding DedA family protein/thiosulfate sulfurtransferase GlpE, yielding MWHFPIAIPSSLGPWAVFASVLITQLGVPVPAVPMLILGGTMAAMGQASWASMFAAAIGATMLADSLWFFMGRTRGRRLLNGLVRFSLSLDTTLRFARNVFERYGAPLLVLSKFLPGLGLVSAPLLGTTAIGVGVFLFWDLAGASLWAAFWLIGGAAVHDQIVQFVLWVRASGGTILDAFLAIFITFLLYRWVRRVQFRRYLAQVRISPPQLVEMMTSNEPPLIFDARPRAIREREPYRIAGAVPVDLDSPDLLDPELLKRPIVVYCVCPNEATAKRLIAKMQRKKMLHNIKALKGGLDAWEKHGYPVEPLPADLDSSRYFVRPEHAALGGEYTVRATLSK
- a CDS encoding DUF3562 domain-containing protein — its product is MSQDNLLESLKAVAEQRAIGADQLRTMLDDEVRALSSDARVHDYIHVFAIRHLRERMRRQDESERDTSPGTQRDDALDAGTRPRP
- a CDS encoding sigma-54 interaction domain-containing protein is translated as MGETANRPKQRGDVRALTGRSAAMRTLLTRIEKIAPTRASVMIAGESGVGKDIVARRLHDLSARCNGPFVPVNCGAIPADIAEAQLFGHEKGSFTGAFAQREGFFEAACGGTLLLDEIAEMPASLQVKLLRALESNTILRVGGTESIPLDVRILSATRHNPAEAVRDGRLREDLFYRLAAFALYVPPLRERSGDVEAIAHEFVDALNARHRSHKRLTDAAIAALRAYSWPGNVRELHNTIERAYILADDGIDVVLPAPTMLPDRTSDGAMALPLGATLHHVQQRFIAATLEHFGGNKPRAAKALGISLKTLYNRLALMRDNDGHG